A window of Solea senegalensis isolate Sse05_10M linkage group LG20, IFAPA_SoseM_1, whole genome shotgun sequence contains these coding sequences:
- the LOC122786946 gene encoding protein C1orf43 homolog, whose translation MSESSPLSGVNVVLVMAYGSLVFVLLFIFVKRQIMRFAMRSRRGPHAPIGHNAPKGLREEIDSKLSTVQEICFEPHLLSEEDDRLKQGLQISYYNYLYRMKALDAIRDSEIPLEEISRSPSAFTGRNFRNWLLELRNSHSLIKSSHSTLIDRLLEGYDIARHGTGVFGEAEFLEYQQALRELADVVKAYSSTNSLDQQHQSAAKDLTGSPVRSTPSTIQVTYLPSTGQRSKRPKHFLELKSFKDNYNTLESTL comes from the exons ATGTCAGAGTCGTCGCCTCTGTCAGGggttaatgttgttttagtcATGGCCTATGGGAGTTTG GTGTTTGTCCTACTGTTTATCTTCGTCAAAAGGCAAATCATGCGTTTTGCAATGAGATCCCGGCGGGGACCACACGCACCAATTGGTCACAATGCTCCTAAG GGTTTGAGGGAGGAGATTGACTCCAAACTGTCCACAGTCCAAGAGATCTGCTTCGAACCTCATCTCCTATCAGAGGAAGACGATAGGCTAAAGCAGGGACTACAGATTA GTTATTACAACTACCTGTACAGAATGAAAGCTCTGGATGCCATCCGTGACTCAG AAATTCCTCTGGAGGAGATAAGCCGGAGTCCCAGTGCATTTACAGGACGCAACTTCAGAAACTGGCTCCTAGAATTGCGCAACTCACACTCTCTGATAAAGAGCAGCCACAGTACACTGATTGACCGCCTGCTAGAGGGCTACGACATTGCTCGCCATGGAACTGGG GTGTTCGGGGAGGCTGAGTTTCTTGAATACCAGCAGGCTCTGAGAGAACTAGCTGATGT GGTGAAGGCCTATTCCAGCACCAACAGTCTGGACCAGCAGCACCAGTCTGCAGCAAAGGACCTGACAGGATCTCCTGTTCGTAGTACTCCTTCCACCATCCAGGTGACCTACCTGCCCTCTACTGGCCAGCGCAGCAAAAGGCCCAAACACTTTTTGGAGCTCAAAAGTTTCAAGGACAACTACAACACACTGGAGAGTACACTGTGA